One genomic window of Salmo salar chromosome ssa12, Ssal_v3.1, whole genome shotgun sequence includes the following:
- the LOC106564181 gene encoding zinc finger protein 883, with amino-acid sequence MSGERETLMEEMEQSLYTLTNYSLRCLCERSGIGGKDGSDVQGKNHHHSLCRKILEELGKNADSMESEEQGMSWLLRLKEDIRKIQEDCIGAPLSPSQSIDDDAVDCDEEGNQKDMDWLPSKRLEGEPMSPSQSFDDDAADCDEEWDEEDRDLLRSKGLEVEPAPERHTPEQREESVSGSPSLSSPGNALLLGLKRVSVQLVDCRKTPGLRGTAGGDEEEEGDVIHQRERRGNRGSSGEPQQQPHHADDPDWSLTTSKHLNKQPQRHTGKKPHHCYDCGKSFSVLSGLKIHQSTHTENKPFQCSKCGKGFANNHYRKIHEKTVHEPPTERSYHCSKCGKSYSFLSTFKNHQRIHTGEKPFQCSKCKKSFAQKSTLKAHVQTHMPAAERPYQCSYCEKKFCISASFNFHMRMHTEEKPFQCSVCGMRFIQAYLLKSHKFKHKLTEEKPFSCSECGTGFATKGSLKFHQLMHNPGERPYCCSECGHCFSHPIYLKKHQKRHSKDKSIVCELCGKTFNHPSNFRTHMKIHRGVKPYHCSECGRSFIFRQGLTTHQRVHTGEMPYVCDQCGRRFSQSNSLVTHQRTHTGEKPYPCFVCGKSFSRSQNLAAHKRTHTGEKPHACDQCGKRFSRTDALAVHKRTHTGEKPYSCDICRETFTYLVAMLKHKKGHGHPAGDVICAEWPQDDSSSVYE; translated from the exons atgagtggagagagggaaacgTTGATGGAGGAAATGGAACAGAGTTTATACACTTTAACCAACTACAGTTTACGCTGCCTGTGTGAACGCAGTGGAATAGGTGGCAAGGATGGCTCTGATGTTCAAGGAAAGAATCACCATCACTCATTGTGCCGTAAAATCCTGGAGGAACTTGGGAAAAATGCAGATTCAATGGAATCGGAGGAGCAGGGAATGTCTTGGTTACTCCGACTGAAAGAGGACATCAGAAAGATACAGGAGGATTGTATCGGTGCACCTTTGAGTCCCAGCCAATCCATCGATGATGATGCTGTAGACTGTGATGAAGAAGGGAACCAGAAGGACATGGATTGGTTACCTAGCAAAAGGTTGGAGGGGGAACCCATGAGTCCCAGCCAATCATTTGATGACGACGCTGCAGACTGTGATGAAGAATGGGATGAGGAGGACAGGGATTTGTTGCGTAGCAAAGGGCTGGAGGTGGAGCCAGctccagagagacacacaccagagcagagggaggagagcgtgagtgggtccccctctctgtcctctcctggtAATGCCTTACTGCTGGGTCTGAAGAGGGTGTCTGTGCAGCTGGTCGACTGCAGGAAAACACCAGGGTTGAGAGGAactgctggaggagatgaggaggaggaaggagatgtGATTCATCAAA gagagagacgtggaaACCGTGGATcttctggggagcctcaacaacaaccTCATCATGCTGACGACCCAGACTGGAGTCTCACCACATCAAAACACCTCAACAAACAaccacagagacatacagggaagaAACCTCACCACTGCTATGACTGCGGAAAGAGTTTCAGTGTTTTATCAGGCTTGAAAATCCATCAAAGCACCCACACCGAAAATAAACCATTCCAATGCTCCAAATGTGGGAAAGGTTTTGCAAACAACCACTATCGAAAAATACATGAGAAAACAGTACATGAGCCTCCCACAGAAAGGTCTTACCACTGCTCTAAATGCGGGAAGAGCTACAGTTTTTTATCAACATTCAAAAATCATCAaaggatacacacaggagagaaaccattccaATGCTCCAAGTGCAAGAAAAGTTTTGCTCAGAAATCCACTCTAAAAGCACACGTGCAAACGCACATGCCTGCCGCAGAAAGGCCTTACCAATGTTCCTACTGCGAGAAGAAGTTTTGTATTTCGGCGTCCTTTAATTTCCATATGAGAATGCATACTGAAGAGAAACCATTCCAATGTTCCGTCTGTGGAATGCGGTTCATTCAAGCCTACTTACTGAAATCACACAAATTTAAACACAAGCTCACCGAAGAAAAGCCCTTCAGCTGCTCAGAATGTGGGACGGGTTTTGCCACGAAAGGTAGTCTCAAATTTCACCAGCTGATGCACAACCCGGGAGAGAGACCATACTGCTGTTCTGAGTGTGGTCATTGTTTCTCTCATCCGATATATCTGAAGAAACACCAGAAGAGGCACAGTAAAGACAAGTCCATTGTCTGTGAGCTGTGCGGGAAGACCTTCAACCATCCAAGCAACTTCAGAACTCACATGAAGATACACCGAGGAGTGAAACCGTACCACTGCTCCGAATGCGGCAGGAGCTTCATATTCCGCCAAGGTTTAACAACACACCAGCGTGTGCACACAGGAGAGATGCCTTACGTCTGCGATCAATGTGGGAGGAGGTTTTCTCAGTCCAATTCTTTGGTGActcaccagcgaacacacactggGGAGAAACCTTACCCATGCTTTGTCTGTGGAAAGAGCTTCAGTCGGTCACAAAACCTGGCTGCACACAAGAGAACTCATACTGGAGAGAAGCCTCACGCCTGTGATCAGTGCGGGAAGAGGTTTTCCCGAACCGACGCACTGGCTGTACACAAGCGCacccacactggagagaagccttacagcTGTGATATATGCAGGGAGACATTCACCTATTTAGTAGCCATGTTGAAACATAAGAAAGGACATGGACATCCTGCAGGTGACGTTATCTGTGCTGAATGGCCTCAGGACGATTccagctctgtctatgaatag